In Cryptomeria japonica chromosome 10, Sugi_1.0, whole genome shotgun sequence, a genomic segment contains:
- the LOC131048814 gene encoding uncharacterized protein LOC131048814: protein MGQVQSSQEEEGIEEEEEEEEEAAVRAEEEEVEKSKGEEEKKKVLEQEPEVLPCHPSASPLSPQLSFSGSPYMGPSVRVWDPYNILTSAAALPSPTLSSASSAASLENHQHSRWVSMEDDVMTEVYLIRHAESTMNERAELIGGRSPSATLTANGKRQARALGVFLKTQGITFTSVYSSPLERAKQTALAICQELNISEEKVECSESLVEMSQGQWEGRLRSEIYTPDMLNIIDKYQPDFCAPGGESQRQVEYRMVEFLNCRVLRRAEYATLRNSGQYHRQFKSSASQNSVQVHPIEDGDDTGVSQWELFNRQKHLGRRKSGKSRLQYVTTGDNESAIDSSREGSSWRQLQEQCKQPNPCVAIFTHGMAIKCLLRGLLGSNPLMTHRLCIDNTSITVLWHSFKTGWQIQRVNDTSHLRLL, encoded by the exons ATGGGGCAGGTCCAATCTTCCCAAGAAGAAGAGGggatagaagaagaagaggaagaagaagaagaggcagCAGTAAGAGCGGAGGAGGAAGAGGTGGAAAAGAGTAAAggggaagaggagaaaaagaaggtattAGAACAGGAGCCAGAGGTCCTGCCATGTCACCCCTCAGCATCCCCCCTGTCACCCCAGCTATCATTCAGTGGGAGTCCTTATATGGGTCCTTCTGTAAGGGTGTGGGATCCTTACAACATTCTCACCTCTGCTGCTGCCTTGCCATCTCCTACACTTTCCTCCGCGAGCTCTGCAGCTTCCTTGGAGAATCATCAGCATTCCAGGTGGGTGTCAATGGAGGACGATGTCATGACAGAGGTGTATTTGATAAGGCATGCAGAGAGCACTATGAATGAGAGGGCAGAGCTGATTGGGGGCAGATCTCCTTCTGCAACATTGACTGCAAATGGGAAAAGGCAGGCCCGGGCTCTAGGGGTGTTTCTCAAGACTCAAGGGATCACTTTCACTTCAGTTTATTCTTCGCCTCTTGAAAGGGCCAAGCAAACAGCATTAGCCATTTGCCAG GAACTGAATATTTCAGAAGAGAAGGTGGAGTGCTCAGAATCACTGGTGGAGATGAGCCAAGGTCAATGGGAAGGTCGCCTTCGTTCGGAGATATACACTCCTGATATGCTTAATATCATTGACAAATACCAGCCTGACTTTTGTGCACCAGGTGGAGAGTCCCAGCGTCAAGTTGAGTACCGAATGGTTGAATTTTTAAACTGTAGAGTTTTGAGGAGGGCAGAATACGCAACCCTAAGGAACTCTGGACAGTACCACAGGCAGTTTAAAAGTTCTGCAAGTCAAAACTCAGTGCAGGTTCATCCCATCGAAGATGGAGATGATACTGGTGTATCACAGTGGGAATTATTTAATAGACAAAAGCACCTAGGAAGAAGAAAGTCTGGTAAAAGCAGGCTGCAATATGTGACAACAGGAGACAATGAGAGTGCAATTGACTCTTCCAGAGAAGGCAGCAGTTGGAGGCAGTTACAAGAACAATGTAAGCAGCCAAATCCGTGTGTAGCCATCTTTACACATGGCATGGCTATTAAGTGCCTTTTAAGGGGACTGCTTGGCTCTAATCCATTGATGACACATCGGCTTTGTATAGACAACACATCTATTACTGTCCTCTGGCATTCCTTTAAAACAGGATGGCAGATTCAGAGGGTTAATGATACTTCTCATTTAAGACTTCTATGA